From the genome of Segatella hominis, one region includes:
- a CDS encoding magnesium transporter CorA family protein, which translates to MRTYWNTENHLKAINEWQPNCWIQVTCPTDEDQRLLEDEFKIPDYFLSDISDTDERARYEYDDGWMLIILRIPYVKEIRSRTPYTTVPLGIIHKRDVTITVCYYETNMMIDFVSFQQKRGEGFTDYVDMIFRLFLSSAVWYLKRLKQINSLIEKAKRNLDHGVNNESLIGLSRLQDSLTYFITSIRGNENLLSKLKFKLQVDELDADLIEDVNIEMTQARETTNIYSDILESTMDTYSSIINNNMNTTMRTLTSISIVMMLPTLISSFFGMNLINGMENSSIGFGIAILISIVVSGLTWGFLRYKRLL; encoded by the coding sequence ATGAGAACATATTGGAATACAGAGAATCATCTGAAGGCTATCAATGAATGGCAGCCTAACTGCTGGATACAAGTAACTTGTCCAACCGACGAAGACCAGCGCTTGCTGGAAGACGAATTCAAAATCCCTGATTATTTCCTCTCGGACATCAGTGATACCGATGAGCGTGCCCGCTACGAATACGACGATGGCTGGATGCTCATCATCCTCCGTATTCCTTATGTCAAGGAAATCAGAAGCCGCACGCCTTATACTACCGTGCCATTGGGTATCATCCACAAGCGGGATGTCACCATCACCGTCTGCTATTACGAAACCAACATGATGATTGATTTCGTGAGTTTCCAGCAGAAGCGAGGCGAAGGCTTCACCGACTATGTGGACATGATTTTCCGTCTCTTCCTTTCCTCTGCCGTATGGTATCTGAAGCGACTCAAGCAGATTAACTCGCTCATCGAGAAAGCCAAGCGCAACCTGGATCATGGCGTCAACAATGAAAGCCTGATCGGTCTGTCACGTCTGCAAGATTCCCTCACCTATTTCATTACCTCCATCCGAGGCAATGAAAACCTGCTGTCTAAACTGAAATTCAAACTCCAGGTGGATGAGTTGGATGCCGACCTGATTGAGGACGTCAACATCGAGATGACCCAGGCGCGAGAAACCACCAATATCTACTCAGATATTCTGGAATCCACGATGGACACCTATTCCAGCATCATCAACAACAACATGAATACCACGATGCGTACCTTGACGTCCATCAGTATCGTCATGATGTTGCCTACCCTGATTTCATCCTTCTTCGGAATGAACCTCATCAACGGTATGGAAAACAGTTCCATCGGCTTTGGCATCGCCATCCTTATCTCTATCGTCGTATCTGGATTGACGTGGGGATTCTTACGCTATAAGCGCTTGCTCTAA
- a CDS encoding DUF349 domain-containing protein — protein sequence MMDSQENALLQGTMEEPAKKAYATKQEVLERVKEIARSAEAPNKEELDHLKTTFYKIHLAERDAQTKEYLEKGGDPEKFVLLPDDTEEAFKAEMQIIKEKRAKIFLEQEEEKQENLAKKLEIIEKIKAMATSPEEANQSYNDFKTLQQEWKDIKAVPADKANELWRNYQLYVEQFYDLLKLNSEAREYDFKKNLEAKTALCEAAEKLDEEEDVISAFHQLQDLHQQYREIGPVAKELREQIWSRFKAASTVINKKHQQYFEDIRAKEEKNLELKTALCEKLEAIDLDAIKTAAQWEATTKEVIAMQQEWREIGFAPQKMNVKIFERFRTINDVFFSKKAEFFKELKSQYSSNLEKKQELVKKAQQLADSTDWKKTGDKIIALQKEWKTVGVVPRKQGELLWKDFLDACNKFFEARNKANAGTRNTEHSNLAKKREVVAKLKDLLENPVENVQQALQKLTEEYNSIGHVPFKEKDNIYKEYHEVLDKIYKDLHISNAKRRLDNFKNNLKNVAEKGSDALDNERGRLLRRYDQLRNDITTYENNLGFLNAASKKGNSLVEEMNRKVQKLKDDLELVKKKIKAIDAENK from the coding sequence ATGATGGACTCTCAAGAAAATGCCCTTTTACAGGGAACCATGGAAGAACCTGCCAAGAAGGCGTATGCCACCAAGCAGGAAGTGCTCGAAAGAGTGAAAGAAATCGCTCGCAGTGCCGAAGCTCCTAACAAGGAAGAGCTCGACCATCTGAAGACAACTTTCTACAAGATTCACCTCGCAGAACGAGATGCTCAAACTAAGGAGTATTTAGAAAAAGGTGGTGACCCGGAAAAATTCGTACTTCTACCTGATGACACAGAAGAAGCCTTCAAGGCTGAAATGCAGATCATCAAGGAAAAACGCGCCAAGATCTTCTTGGAGCAAGAAGAGGAAAAGCAGGAAAATTTAGCAAAAAAACTTGAGATTATTGAAAAGATCAAGGCAATGGCTACCTCTCCTGAGGAAGCTAACCAATCATATAATGACTTCAAGACCCTGCAGCAGGAATGGAAAGATATCAAGGCCGTGCCTGCCGACAAGGCGAATGAGCTGTGGCGCAACTACCAGCTCTACGTGGAGCAGTTCTACGACCTCCTGAAACTCAACAGTGAGGCACGCGAATATGACTTCAAGAAAAACCTCGAGGCAAAGACTGCGCTCTGCGAAGCTGCCGAAAAACTCGATGAGGAAGAGGATGTCATCTCTGCCTTCCATCAGTTGCAGGACTTGCACCAGCAGTACCGTGAAATCGGTCCTGTTGCCAAGGAATTGCGCGAGCAAATCTGGAGCCGATTCAAGGCTGCCAGCACCGTGATTAACAAGAAGCATCAGCAGTACTTTGAGGATATCCGCGCTAAGGAAGAGAAGAATCTCGAACTGAAGACGGCACTTTGCGAGAAGTTGGAGGCTATCGACCTGGATGCCATCAAGACCGCTGCACAGTGGGAGGCTACTACCAAGGAGGTAATCGCTATGCAACAGGAATGGCGTGAAATCGGTTTTGCTCCTCAGAAAATGAATGTGAAGATCTTTGAGCGCTTCCGCACCATCAATGATGTATTCTTCAGCAAGAAAGCTGAGTTCTTCAAGGAACTGAAATCGCAATATTCCAGCAATTTGGAAAAGAAGCAGGAACTCGTCAAGAAGGCACAGCAACTTGCTGATAGCACAGACTGGAAGAAGACGGGCGACAAAATTATTGCGCTGCAGAAAGAATGGAAGACCGTGGGCGTTGTGCCTCGCAAACAGGGTGAACTGCTCTGGAAGGACTTCCTCGATGCTTGCAACAAATTCTTCGAGGCTCGCAACAAGGCTAATGCGGGCACCAGAAACACGGAGCACAGCAACTTGGCGAAGAAGCGCGAAGTAGTGGCTAAACTGAAGGACTTGCTCGAAAACCCTGTAGAGAACGTGCAGCAGGCACTGCAGAAGCTGACAGAGGAATATAACTCCATCGGTCATGTGCCTTTCAAGGAAAAGGACAATATCTACAAGGAGTATCACGAAGTGCTCGACAAGATCTATAAGGACTTGCACATCAGCAATGCCAAGCGCCGTCTCGACAATTTCAAGAACAATCTGAAGAATGTGGCCGAGAAGGGTTCTGATGCCTTGGACAATGAGCGTGGACGACTCTTGCGCCGCTACGACCAGTTGCGCAATGATATCACAACCTATGAGAACAACCTCGGCTTCCTCAATGCTGCCAGCAAGAAGGGCAACAGTCTCGTAGAGGAAATGAACCGCAAGGTGCAGAAGCTCAAGGATGATCTCGAACTGGTAAAAAAGAAGATCAAGGCTATTGATGCAGAAAACAAGTAA
- a CDS encoding 2-oxoacid:acceptor oxidoreductase family protein produces the protein MKTEIIISGFGGQGVLSMGKILAYSGLMEDKEVTWMPAYGPEQRGGTANVTVIVSDDRISSPILSHYDVAIVLNQPSLDKFESKVKPGGVLIYDGYGIMNPPQRKDITVYRIDAMDKAAEMKNAKVFNMIVLGGLLKVCPVVSTDGLNKALFKSLPERHHGLIPLNMKAVEEGMKIIEKM, from the coding sequence ATGAAGACAGAAATTATTATATCTGGGTTTGGTGGTCAGGGTGTTCTCTCTATGGGAAAAATCCTGGCTTATTCTGGACTGATGGAGGATAAAGAGGTGACTTGGATGCCTGCATACGGTCCGGAACAGCGTGGCGGTACGGCGAATGTGACGGTAATCGTGAGCGATGACCGTATCTCTTCGCCTATCTTGAGCCATTATGATGTGGCTATCGTACTGAATCAGCCTTCGCTCGATAAGTTTGAATCGAAGGTTAAGCCGGGCGGTGTGCTGATCTATGATGGTTATGGTATCATGAATCCTCCGCAGCGTAAGGACATCACCGTGTATCGTATTGATGCGATGGACAAGGCGGCTGAGATGAAAAACGCTAAGGTGTTTAATATGATTGTACTGGGTGGTCTGCTGAAGGTTTGTCCTGTGGTGAGCACAGACGGTCTGAACAAAGCGCTCTTCAAGTCGTTGCCTGAGCGCCATCATGGTTTGATCCCACTCAATATGAAAGCGGTGGAAGAGGGCATGAAAATCATAGAAAAGATGTAA